One genomic region from Labilithrix sp. encodes:
- a CDS encoding serine/threonine protein kinase, producing the protein MVGRTLEGRYTITARMGSGSMGTVYRAKQHAMGREVAIKILRGDRAVDDSAKARFLREARANSLLASPNTVTVFDFGQSESGEFYLAMELLEGESLGQRLSRLGRIPVPLAVDCARQTLRSLSEAHAKGIIHRDLKPDNLFFARMLTSATASSPAGDGHEEIVKVLDFGIAKMVRGGSVDSSLDVVETQAGTVFGTPRYMSPEQAQGKPLDARTDLYSLGVILYQMLTGRPPFTDTDAVVVMARHIKSVPKRPNEAVPDANIPKELEDVVMRSLSKLPEDRQASADIFAGELLAALEAQGALTSGVRASITNAAGIRVPDSLRPPPISLPPPPVSRSSGPSPGVLATISVMVILCAAVAVYYGMARRKPAPPAPEPAVTASASASPTESAPPPPPPPEPLPPPTALVETKPSAAPSASTPPPPKHKPRVKQPPASAPATNTPSPAPHPAPSPAPASSYGVFE; encoded by the coding sequence ATGGTCGGGCGCACGCTCGAGGGCCGCTACACGATCACCGCGCGCATGGGCTCGGGCTCGATGGGCACCGTCTACCGCGCGAAGCAGCACGCGATGGGCCGCGAGGTCGCGATCAAGATCCTGCGCGGCGACCGCGCGGTGGACGACTCCGCGAAGGCGCGCTTCCTCCGCGAGGCGCGCGCGAACTCCCTCCTCGCGTCGCCCAACACCGTCACCGTCTTCGACTTCGGCCAGTCCGAGAGCGGCGAGTTCTACCTCGCGATGGAGCTCCTCGAGGGCGAGAGCCTCGGCCAGCGCCTCTCCCGCCTCGGCCGCATCCCCGTCCCCCTCGCCGTCGACTGCGCGCGCCAGACGCTGCGCTCGCTCTCGGAGGCGCACGCGAAGGGCATCATCCATCGCGACCTCAAGCCCGACAACCTGTTCTTCGCGCGCATGCTGACGAGCGCGACCGCCTCTTCTCCCGCCGGCGACGGCCACGAGGAGATCGTGAAGGTCCTCGACTTCGGCATCGCGAAGATGGTGCGCGGCGGGAGCGTCGACAGCTCGCTCGACGTCGTCGAGACGCAGGCCGGCACCGTGTTCGGAACGCCGCGCTACATGAGCCCCGAGCAAGCGCAGGGCAAGCCCCTCGACGCGCGCACGGACCTCTACTCGCTCGGCGTCATCCTCTACCAGATGCTCACCGGCCGCCCGCCCTTCACCGACACCGACGCGGTCGTCGTGATGGCGCGTCACATCAAGTCGGTCCCGAAGCGCCCGAACGAGGCGGTGCCCGACGCGAACATCCCGAAGGAGCTCGAGGACGTCGTGATGCGTTCGCTCTCGAAGCTCCCGGAGGACCGGCAGGCGAGCGCCGACATCTTCGCCGGCGAGCTCCTCGCCGCGCTCGAGGCGCAGGGCGCCCTCACGAGCGGCGTCCGCGCGTCGATCACGAACGCGGCCGGCATCCGCGTCCCCGACTCGCTCCGCCCGCCGCCGATCTCGCTCCCCCCGCCGCCGGTGTCGCGCTCGAGCGGCCCGTCGCCCGGCGTCCTCGCGACGATCAGCGTCATGGTCATCCTCTGCGCGGCGGTCGCCGTCTACTACGGCATGGCCCGCCGCAAGCCCGCGCCGCCGGCGCCCGAGCCCGCCGTCACCGCGAGCGCGAGCGCGTCGCCGACCGAGAGCGCGCCGCCGCCGCCACCACCGCCGGAGCCGCTGCCTCCGCCGACCGCCCTCGTCGAGACGAAGCCGAGCGCCGCGCCGTCGGCGTCGACGCCGCCCCCGCCGAAGCACAAGCCGCGCGTGAAGCAACCGCCCGCCTCCGCCCCGGCGACGAACACCCCGAGCCCCGCGCCGCACCCCGCCCCGAGCCCGGCGCCGGCCTCGAGCTACGGCGTCTTCGAGTAG
- a CDS encoding peptidoglycan DD-metalloendopeptidase family protein, protein MSRWAWTFGAIATFVLLGARSSALVPAKPRAAPAPAPGAATPDLLAGTCPPGTAPDNDACVHLTVLDEGTAAESRTNTHRERSGRWSTYDQIPRLPERPADYDAYRYPIPPGVAGGHYVVSGYDLDQPDAKQRRAPTLSHVGHGAVDLPQVKGTPVAMIALEHQEGLAEVLYAGTLFGTTVLTRHTLREGGRLRDYLMLLGHLDTIAPGISAGVTVPEGQTVGTVGDSASPRFVHLHLEVRRVRDGVDLGKVPAGAPMIADSVTVVCDPRNVLPLK, encoded by the coding sequence ATGAGCCGCTGGGCCTGGACGTTCGGTGCGATCGCGACGTTCGTGCTCCTCGGCGCGCGGTCGTCGGCGCTCGTCCCCGCGAAGCCGCGAGCCGCGCCCGCGCCGGCGCCGGGCGCGGCGACGCCGGACCTCCTCGCCGGCACCTGCCCGCCCGGCACCGCGCCGGACAACGACGCGTGCGTCCATCTCACCGTCCTCGACGAAGGCACCGCCGCGGAGTCGCGCACGAACACCCATCGCGAGCGCTCCGGCCGCTGGTCGACCTACGACCAGATCCCGCGCTTGCCCGAGCGGCCCGCCGACTACGACGCGTACCGCTACCCGATCCCGCCCGGCGTCGCCGGCGGCCACTACGTGGTGTCGGGCTACGACCTCGATCAACCCGACGCGAAGCAGCGCCGCGCGCCGACGCTCTCGCACGTCGGCCACGGCGCGGTCGATCTCCCCCAGGTGAAGGGCACGCCGGTCGCGATGATCGCGCTCGAGCACCAGGAGGGGCTCGCCGAGGTGCTCTACGCCGGCACCCTCTTCGGCACCACGGTGCTCACGCGGCACACGCTGCGTGAGGGTGGGCGGTTGCGCGACTACCTCATGCTCCTCGGCCACCTCGACACGATCGCGCCCGGGATCTCGGCCGGCGTGACGGTCCCGGAGGGCCAAACCGTCGGAACCGTGGGCGACTCGGCCTCGCCGCGCTTCGTCCACCTCCACCTCGAGGTGCGCCGCGTCCGCGACGGCGTCGACCTCGGCAAGGTCCCTGCCGGCGCCCCGATGATCGCAGACTCCGTCACCGTCGTCTGCGATCCCCGGAACGTGCTCCCGCTCAAGTGA
- a CDS encoding DUF481 domain-containing protein translates to MKRLVLVLFGLLAVGWPRVAWAQVNAEALRSTLRANPKFLWFDAGLAGRTGNTRTLTFSGAVFGGLTGGDHLAFMRASADYGEAVGVTTVSRWTAHARYNYRATEIVALEALAQVQHDRFRRMAVRDLYGAGLRFNYLNWKYLELFAGTTYLFEHERISASGPYFGENNYWHRWSNYAGVDFRATPTVDLSSVTYVQPRFNQFSDFRLLSETYVSFTITKILSARVSGSLWFDNDPPAGVLKYDLEIKNTLTIKLQ, encoded by the coding sequence ATGAAGAGGCTCGTCCTTGTGCTCTTTGGTCTGCTCGCCGTCGGGTGGCCTCGCGTGGCGTGGGCGCAGGTGAACGCCGAGGCGCTCCGCAGCACGCTCCGCGCGAACCCGAAGTTCCTGTGGTTCGACGCCGGGCTCGCGGGGCGCACCGGCAACACGCGAACGCTCACGTTCTCGGGCGCCGTCTTCGGCGGGCTCACCGGCGGCGACCACCTCGCCTTCATGCGCGCGTCGGCGGACTACGGCGAGGCGGTCGGCGTCACGACCGTGTCGCGCTGGACGGCGCATGCAAGATACAACTATCGCGCGACCGAGATCGTCGCGCTCGAGGCGCTCGCGCAGGTCCAGCACGATCGGTTCCGCCGCATGGCGGTGCGCGACCTCTACGGCGCCGGCCTCCGCTTCAACTACCTGAACTGGAAGTACCTCGAGCTCTTCGCCGGGACGACCTACCTGTTCGAGCACGAGAGGATCAGCGCGTCAGGACCCTACTTCGGCGAGAACAACTACTGGCACCGCTGGAGCAACTACGCCGGCGTCGACTTCCGCGCGACCCCCACCGTCGACCTCAGCTCCGTCACCTACGTCCAGCCGCGGTTCAACCAGTTCTCGGACTTCCGGCTCCTGAGCGAGACCTACGTCTCGTTCACGATCACGAAGATCCTGTCCGCGCGCGTCAGCGGGAGCCTCTGGTTCGACAACGACCCGCCGGCCGGCGTCCTCAAGTACGACCTCGAGATCAAGAACACCTTGACGATCAAGCTTCAATAA
- a CDS encoding zinc-ribbon domain-containing protein produces the protein MDVKCERCNTEYEFDDALVSGRGTTVKCTNCGHKFKIRREGGDVAADYWNVTTGDGRTLVFTSLRELQRAIQGYLVERTDRLSRGGLPPKAIGQIPELAPFFDQREAAKRGQSPARSSKTQDGLGPAAAAQQAQAQGQVRPRQLTKPEFPGPPPSSEPIEPIGGAPGKATLIGTGPLSNEEAIPRPGPVPAPPRPPPVKSTPPPVPVRAGREPMHTVPIKRPSVPSVPSIPPPLPEKARSAPPTPPPAGTRTNPPPPVRTNPPPPAPPPPEPVKVSAPPPRARSLLAEIEEERDRRTGYESVPELPVAKARRPVGGFIVAVVVIAGLLGVGAFWARNNGILAGPTKPVASAPVADPRVAGLLVSGEKALADGNLDLAKESFDKASVLAEKDPHVLLARARLAAARADLPWLKQRLLSPDAADEQRIAKGEVIELAAAAKKAADDALAVAPDDPASVRAKVDALRIEGDRDGARALAVKIAGSASQPEAAYVLAALDLTDPEPPWTQLVEKLKTASSVETGPGRGRAALVYALTLSGDVAGAKAEVDRLNAMPRPHPLLPLLRAFADRAKPAAGKGDAGIVAAATEPKPGPSGAAPAPAQGGGGGGVPADPREMLAQAERARAKGDLERARTLYNAAIDKNPNDSEALNGLALLAYQQKDLPAARTAYKRVLAINPNYMPALIGLADVEWESGDHATASKMYKEIVDTRPEGTYPARVKQRSES, from the coding sequence ATGGACGTCAAGTGCGAGCGGTGCAACACCGAGTACGAGTTCGACGACGCCCTCGTGAGCGGTCGTGGGACGACCGTGAAGTGCACCAACTGTGGGCACAAGTTCAAGATTCGGCGCGAGGGCGGCGACGTCGCCGCCGACTACTGGAACGTCACCACCGGCGACGGGCGGACGCTCGTCTTCACGTCGCTCCGCGAGCTGCAGCGCGCCATTCAGGGCTACCTCGTCGAGCGCACGGACCGGTTGTCGCGCGGCGGCCTACCGCCGAAGGCGATCGGCCAGATCCCGGAGCTCGCGCCGTTCTTCGATCAGCGGGAGGCCGCGAAGAGGGGGCAGAGCCCCGCGCGCTCGTCGAAGACGCAGGACGGCCTCGGGCCCGCCGCCGCGGCGCAACAGGCGCAGGCGCAGGGGCAGGTGCGGCCGCGGCAGCTGACGAAGCCCGAATTTCCCGGGCCGCCGCCGTCGTCGGAGCCGATCGAGCCGATCGGCGGGGCGCCCGGGAAGGCGACGCTCATCGGCACCGGTCCCCTCTCGAACGAAGAAGCGATCCCGCGCCCCGGCCCCGTCCCCGCGCCGCCGCGGCCCCCGCCCGTGAAGTCGACCCCGCCCCCGGTGCCGGTGCGCGCCGGTCGCGAGCCGATGCACACCGTGCCGATCAAGCGGCCGAGCGTCCCCAGCGTCCCGAGCATTCCGCCGCCGCTCCCGGAGAAGGCCCGCTCCGCCCCGCCGACCCCGCCGCCGGCCGGCACGCGCACGAACCCGCCGCCGCCGGTGCGCACGAACCCACCGCCGCCGGCCCCGCCGCCGCCCGAGCCGGTGAAGGTCTCCGCGCCGCCGCCGCGCGCGCGGTCGCTCCTCGCCGAGATCGAGGAGGAGCGCGATCGCCGGACCGGCTACGAGTCGGTGCCCGAGCTGCCGGTCGCGAAGGCGCGGCGGCCGGTGGGCGGCTTCATCGTCGCCGTCGTCGTCATCGCGGGGCTCCTCGGGGTGGGGGCGTTCTGGGCGCGGAACAACGGCATCCTCGCCGGCCCCACCAAGCCCGTCGCCTCCGCGCCGGTAGCGGATCCGCGCGTGGCCGGGCTGCTCGTGAGCGGCGAGAAGGCGCTCGCCGACGGCAACCTCGATCTCGCGAAGGAGAGCTTCGACAAGGCGAGCGTGCTCGCGGAGAAGGACCCGCACGTGCTCCTCGCGCGCGCGCGCCTCGCGGCCGCGCGCGCGGACCTGCCGTGGCTGAAGCAGCGCCTCCTCTCCCCCGACGCCGCCGACGAGCAGCGGATCGCGAAGGGCGAGGTGATCGAGCTCGCCGCCGCCGCGAAGAAGGCGGCCGACGACGCGCTCGCGGTCGCGCCCGACGACCCCGCCTCCGTGCGCGCGAAGGTCGACGCGCTCCGCATCGAGGGCGATCGCGACGGCGCCCGCGCGCTCGCGGTGAAGATCGCCGGGAGCGCGTCGCAGCCCGAGGCAGCCTACGTCCTCGCCGCGCTCGACCTCACCGATCCCGAGCCGCCGTGGACGCAGCTCGTCGAGAAGCTCAAGACCGCGAGCAGCGTCGAGACCGGCCCCGGCCGCGGCCGCGCCGCGCTCGTGTACGCGCTCACGCTCTCCGGCGACGTCGCGGGCGCGAAGGCGGAGGTCGACCGCCTCAACGCGATGCCGCGCCCGCACCCGCTCTTGCCCCTGCTCCGCGCCTTCGCCGATCGCGCGAAGCCCGCGGCGGGCAAGGGCGACGCCGGGATCGTCGCGGCCGCGACCGAACCGAAGCCAGGCCCGAGCGGCGCCGCCCCGGCGCCGGCGCAGGGTGGGGGTGGAGGCGGCGTCCCCGCCGATCCGCGCGAGATGCTCGCGCAGGCCGAGCGCGCGCGGGCGAAGGGCGACCTCGAGCGCGCGCGCACGCTCTACAACGCGGCGATCGACAAGAACCCGAACGACTCGGAGGCGCTCAACGGCCTCGCGCTCCTCGCGTACCAGCAGAAGGATCTCCCCGCCGCGCGCACGGCGTACAAACGCGTGCTCGCGATCAACCCGAACTACATGCCGGCGCTGATCGGCCTCGCCGACGTCGAGTGGGAGTCGGGGGATCACGCGACGGCGAGCAAGATGTACAAGGAGATCGTCGACACGCGCCCGGAGGGCACCTACCCGGCGCGCGTGAAGCAGCGGAGCGAGAGTTGA
- a CDS encoding acyltransferase family protein — MSRLRSLAPLARGLLSSATSSVDDWMTAKLGEEFNARLARVPLNLTATGVDPFGMDPAWTKYALASAALLHRHYFRTAVHGAEHVPATRVLLISNHSGQIPIDAAMIGASLFMDVEPPRFMRAMVEKWTQTLPFVSLLFSRVGQVVGVPENAERLLSAEEALLVFPEGARGISKPFTRRYQLCDFGLGFMRLAMETKTPIVPVAVVGGEEQYVSVGNFTSLAKVLRMPSAPPILPQLLLPFGALPLPTKYRIYFGEPMRFDGDPDDDDAVIEEKVHVVKATIQSMLNRGLKERKSVFF, encoded by the coding sequence ATGTCGCGGCTTCGGTCGCTGGCGCCGCTCGCGCGCGGGCTCCTCTCCTCCGCGACGTCGAGCGTCGACGACTGGATGACGGCGAAGCTCGGCGAGGAGTTCAACGCCCGCCTCGCGCGCGTGCCGCTCAACCTCACCGCGACCGGCGTCGACCCGTTCGGGATGGACCCGGCGTGGACGAAGTACGCGCTCGCCTCGGCCGCGCTGCTGCATCGTCACTACTTCCGGACCGCCGTGCACGGCGCCGAGCACGTCCCCGCCACGCGCGTCCTCCTGATCTCCAACCACTCGGGCCAGATCCCGATCGACGCGGCGATGATCGGCGCGTCGCTCTTCATGGACGTCGAGCCGCCGCGCTTCATGCGCGCGATGGTCGAGAAGTGGACGCAGACGCTCCCGTTCGTGTCGCTCTTGTTCTCGCGCGTCGGTCAGGTGGTCGGCGTCCCCGAGAACGCGGAGCGCCTGCTCTCGGCGGAGGAGGCGCTCCTCGTTTTCCCCGAGGGCGCGCGCGGCATCTCGAAGCCGTTCACGAGGCGCTATCAGCTCTGCGACTTCGGCCTCGGCTTCATGCGGCTCGCGATGGAGACGAAGACGCCGATCGTGCCCGTCGCGGTGGTCGGCGGCGAGGAGCAGTACGTCTCGGTCGGCAACTTCACCTCGCTCGCGAAGGTGCTGCGCATGCCGAGCGCGCCGCCGATCCTCCCGCAGCTCCTCCTCCCCTTCGGCGCGCTGCCGCTCCCGACGAAGTACCGCATCTACTTCGGCGAGCCGATGCGCTTCGACGGCGATCCCGACGACGACGACGCCGTGATCGAGGAGAAGGTCCACGTCGTGAAGGCGACGATCCAGTCGATGCTGAACCGCGGCCTCAAGGAACGAAAGAGCGTCTTCTTCTGA
- a CDS encoding class I SAM-dependent methyltransferase — MKHEETAVFETHVVPRYLSFFGERVLHKMVAGKDARVCHVRCRTGYPDRELIEKLPNAHVHGVDSSSHAIELARAKALALVEGRAGIAFDYRVGETLPLPFPAGVFSHAFTLHAPSERAARRAVVEELVRLVAPRGQVLVAMPLRGSFLAVHDLLRECALKHEIDGLSAAVDAAAAARPSDESLARELEDAGLDKVSVDVRTRTLRFEGGRRFFEDPVTRLVLLPELHAELGPAADPIGPLDPFVYVRDAIDKYWSDATFELDVNVGVAAGRKR; from the coding sequence ATGAAACACGAGGAGACGGCGGTCTTCGAGACGCACGTCGTTCCGCGTTACCTCTCCTTCTTCGGGGAGCGCGTGCTCCACAAGATGGTCGCGGGCAAGGACGCGCGCGTCTGTCACGTGCGGTGCCGCACCGGCTACCCCGATCGCGAGCTCATCGAGAAGCTGCCGAACGCGCACGTGCACGGCGTCGATTCGTCGTCGCATGCGATCGAGCTCGCGCGCGCGAAGGCGCTCGCGCTCGTGGAGGGGAGGGCGGGGATCGCGTTCGATTACCGCGTCGGCGAGACGCTCCCGCTCCCGTTCCCCGCCGGCGTGTTCTCGCACGCGTTCACGCTCCACGCGCCGTCGGAGCGCGCGGCGCGGCGGGCCGTGGTCGAGGAGCTCGTGCGCCTCGTCGCGCCGCGCGGGCAGGTGCTCGTCGCGATGCCGCTCCGCGGCTCGTTCCTCGCGGTGCACGACCTCTTGCGCGAGTGCGCGCTGAAGCACGAGATCGACGGGCTCTCCGCCGCGGTCGACGCCGCCGCCGCCGCGCGGCCGAGCGACGAGTCGCTCGCGCGGGAGCTCGAGGACGCCGGGCTCGACAAGGTCTCCGTCGACGTCCGCACGCGCACGCTGCGCTTCGAAGGCGGACGGCGCTTCTTCGAGGACCCCGTCACCCGGCTCGTCCTGCTGCCCGAGCTCCACGCCGAGCTCGGGCCCGCGGCCGATCCGATCGGGCCGCTCGATCCGTTCGTCTACGTGCGCGACGCGATCGACAAGTACTGGAGCGACGCGACGTTCGAGCTCGACGTGAACGTCGGCGTCGCGGCGGGCCGGAAGCGCTGA
- a CDS encoding HEAT repeat domain-containing protein → MASVEETLTALFDAERAARAHHSALRGEGDTKLVPVLAKATAEALKLEDEAEATIRLIRIALLLGDLEGDKVVDLLIDILGGPSPEARVAAGEGLEGLAFDRFKEVALGIERALERLPKGSAALGELPFLLAEVGEPGCAKLLGRFLQNEDAEVVASAIEAMAELGDPASIPFLAKLEKDGRQVQLDDDEGGERVSIADLAHEAKEILEEMAAEMSPVPPRKPPPPPPQKKGRR, encoded by the coding sequence ATGGCTTCTGTCGAAGAGACGCTGACGGCATTGTTCGATGCGGAGCGCGCCGCGCGGGCGCATCACAGCGCGCTGCGCGGGGAGGGGGACACGAAGCTCGTGCCCGTGCTCGCGAAGGCGACGGCGGAGGCGCTGAAGCTCGAGGACGAGGCGGAGGCGACGATCCGGCTCATCCGCATCGCGCTCCTCCTCGGTGATCTCGAGGGCGACAAGGTCGTCGACCTCCTCATCGACATCCTCGGCGGGCCGTCGCCCGAGGCGCGCGTCGCGGCGGGCGAGGGGCTCGAGGGGCTCGCCTTCGATCGCTTCAAGGAGGTCGCCCTCGGCATCGAGCGCGCGCTCGAGCGCCTGCCGAAGGGCAGCGCGGCGCTCGGCGAGCTGCCGTTCCTCCTCGCGGAGGTCGGCGAGCCCGGCTGCGCGAAGCTGCTCGGCCGCTTCCTCCAGAACGAGGACGCGGAGGTCGTGGCCTCCGCGATCGAGGCCATGGCCGAGCTCGGCGATCCGGCTTCCATCCCGTTCCTCGCGAAGCTCGAGAAGGACGGCCGCCAGGTCCAGCTCGACGACGACGAAGGCGGCGAGCGCGTCTCCATCGCCGACCTCGCCCACGAGGCCAAGGAGATCCTCGAAGAAATGGCCGCCGAAATGTCCCCCGTCCCCCCGCGCAAACCCCCTCCGCCCCCGCCCCAAAAGAAGGGCCGCCGCTAA
- a CDS encoding lipoyl domain-containing protein encodes MRDVIADLSEAIPTGVLVRWSCKPGDRVRGGDVIAEIETDKVTAELEAPSDGVIVQLLVAEGATFDRGAPLARLDPTGTAPVIAAPPPVRAAPVAPVRAEQRCRFCDALRIAGRHDCPRCGAPL; translated from the coding sequence GTGCGCGACGTCATCGCCGATCTCTCGGAGGCGATCCCGACCGGCGTGCTCGTCCGCTGGTCGTGCAAGCCCGGCGATCGCGTTCGCGGCGGCGACGTGATCGCGGAGATCGAGACCGACAAGGTGACCGCCGAGCTCGAGGCCCCGAGCGACGGCGTGATCGTCCAGCTCCTCGTCGCCGAGGGCGCCACCTTCGATCGCGGCGCTCCGCTCGCGCGGCTCGACCCCACCGGCACCGCCCCCGTCATCGCAGCGCCGCCTCCGGTCCGCGCCGCGCCGGTCGCGCCGGTCCGCGCCGAGCAACGCTGCCGCTTTTGCGATGCGCTCCGCATCGCCGGTCGCCACGACTGCCCCCGCTGCGGCGCCCCGCTCTGA
- a CDS encoding S49 family peptidase has protein sequence MRAAALLALATSLATLLACEGRPKSEGPKSDPPKKTGPAVAVLDLTGGVPEQSAGGLFSAPGRKTFDELLRATKEVADDKGDRSKGVLVKLGSASIGAARAQEIAEMLAAIKEKKKVYCHADGLSNATLMLAAKGCSSIWVSPAGEVESIGLAAQIVYMRRLLADELHLSIDFLQVGKFKGAEEPLTRDGPSPEARASLMSVLTDLRAAWTTTLAEARPKATPEVVEDGPWAPEKAKSLGLVDEVGYADDCAKKLREESGAARERVVFGAGAGDDDGDFDDLVRALAGESSVTGPIALVRATGSISMSAGGNGILGGRGGIVEKDFDRTIDKLEKDDAVKAVVVRIDSPGGSALASDLMWHHLMKLRKKKPLVFSVGDMAASGGYYLASSADYIFAEPMSIVGSIGVVGGKIGGGDALERIGVHAETFPANEGKPGAAERAAYLSPLVKWDDPTRARVLETMTSVYELFLSRVSEGRSTRGRTVTREQVAANAEGKIFSGTAGKDLGLVDEIGGLGAAIAKARSLAKLDDKAHVATVQGRSGLFDGLEPGGVEEAVRARTSPLAVLERVAPDVVPFVTSMAPLAEGERTAVCVPFALTVR, from the coding sequence TTGAGGGCCGCCGCCCTGCTCGCGCTCGCGACGTCGCTCGCGACGCTCCTCGCGTGCGAGGGACGCCCGAAGTCCGAAGGCCCGAAGAGCGATCCGCCGAAGAAGACCGGCCCCGCCGTCGCGGTGCTCGACCTCACCGGCGGCGTGCCGGAGCAGTCCGCCGGCGGCCTGTTCTCCGCGCCGGGGCGGAAGACCTTCGACGAGCTCCTCCGCGCGACGAAAGAGGTCGCGGACGACAAGGGCGATCGCTCGAAGGGCGTCCTCGTGAAGCTCGGCAGCGCGTCGATCGGCGCGGCGCGCGCGCAGGAGATCGCGGAGATGCTCGCCGCGATCAAGGAGAAAAAGAAGGTCTACTGCCACGCCGACGGGCTCTCCAACGCGACGCTGATGCTCGCGGCGAAGGGCTGCTCGTCGATCTGGGTGTCGCCCGCGGGCGAGGTCGAGTCGATCGGCCTCGCCGCGCAGATCGTCTACATGCGGAGGCTGCTCGCGGACGAGCTGCACCTCTCGATCGACTTCCTCCAGGTCGGCAAGTTCAAGGGCGCGGAGGAGCCGCTCACGCGCGACGGACCTTCACCCGAGGCGCGCGCGTCGCTCATGAGCGTGCTCACCGACCTCCGCGCCGCGTGGACGACGACGCTCGCGGAGGCGCGCCCGAAGGCGACGCCCGAGGTCGTCGAGGACGGGCCCTGGGCGCCGGAGAAGGCGAAGAGCCTCGGCCTCGTCGACGAGGTCGGCTACGCGGACGACTGCGCGAAGAAGCTCCGCGAGGAGTCGGGCGCCGCGCGCGAGCGCGTCGTCTTCGGCGCGGGGGCGGGGGACGACGACGGCGACTTCGACGACCTCGTGCGCGCCCTCGCGGGCGAGAGCAGCGTGACGGGGCCGATCGCGCTCGTCCGCGCGACCGGCAGCATCTCGATGAGCGCGGGCGGCAACGGGATCCTCGGCGGTCGCGGCGGCATCGTCGAGAAGGACTTCGATCGCACGATCGACAAGCTCGAGAAGGACGACGCGGTGAAGGCGGTCGTCGTGCGCATCGACTCGCCGGGCGGCAGCGCGCTCGCGAGCGACCTCATGTGGCACCACCTGATGAAGCTGCGGAAGAAGAAGCCGCTCGTCTTCAGCGTCGGCGACATGGCCGCGAGCGGCGGCTACTACCTCGCGTCGAGCGCGGACTACATCTTCGCCGAGCCGATGAGCATCGTCGGATCGATCGGCGTCGTCGGCGGGAAGATCGGCGGCGGCGACGCGCTCGAGCGCATCGGCGTCCACGCCGAGACGTTCCCCGCGAACGAAGGGAAGCCCGGCGCGGCGGAGCGCGCGGCGTACCTCTCGCCGCTCGTGAAGTGGGACGATCCCACCCGCGCGCGCGTGCTCGAGACGATGACGAGCGTCTACGAGCTGTTCCTCTCCCGCGTCTCGGAGGGGCGCTCGACGCGCGGGCGCACCGTGACGCGCGAGCAGGTCGCGGCGAACGCGGAGGGCAAGATCTTCAGCGGCACCGCGGGCAAGGACCTCGGGCTCGTCGACGAGATCGGCGGGCTCGGGGCGGCGATCGCGAAGGCGCGCTCGCTCGCGAAGCTCGACGACAAGGCGCACGTCGCGACGGTGCAGGGGCGGAGCGGGCTCTTCGACGGCCTCGAGCCGGGCGGGGTGGAGGAGGCGGTGCGCGCGCGGACGAGCCCGCTCGCGGTGCTCGAGCGGGTCGCGCCCGACGTGGTGCCGTTCGTGACGAGCATGGCGCCGCTCGCGGAGGGGGAACGCACGGCGGTCTGTGTGCCGTTTGCGTTGACGGTGAGGTGA
- a CDS encoding LD-carboxypeptidase, producing MNPPPPLRPGSLIAIAAPASPFDRNELFRGLAWLRTRYRLRIDGRVLARDGYLAGDDDTRAAVLSAAMLDPDVGAIVAARGGYGIMRIVDRLPWRDFSARPKHLAGFSDVTALHVVACSRGVPTVHAPNVTGLGRSISAAERLSLISAFEAGPPPEWRDLRAIVPGDATGPVFGGNLALLEAMAASGLLDVPKGAILVLEDVTERPYRIDRMLTALLLGGHLARASAIVFGGFTQCDPGPDGVTVEHVLRDRTKKLGVPIYADAPFGHGSPNFAFPLGRVARLENGVLRF from the coding sequence TTGAATCCTCCCCCGCCGCTCCGCCCCGGCTCGCTCATCGCGATCGCAGCGCCCGCGAGCCCGTTCGATCGGAACGAGCTATTTCGCGGGCTCGCGTGGCTCCGGACGCGGTATCGGCTCCGCATCGACGGCCGCGTCCTCGCGCGGGACGGCTACCTCGCGGGGGACGACGACACGCGCGCGGCCGTGCTCTCCGCCGCGATGCTCGATCCCGACGTCGGCGCGATCGTCGCCGCACGCGGCGGCTACGGGATCATGCGCATCGTCGATCGCCTGCCGTGGCGCGACTTCTCCGCGCGCCCCAAGCACCTCGCCGGCTTCAGCGACGTGACCGCGCTCCACGTCGTCGCGTGCTCGCGCGGCGTCCCGACCGTGCACGCGCCGAACGTGACCGGCCTCGGCCGCTCGATCTCCGCCGCGGAGCGCCTCTCGCTCATCTCCGCCTTCGAGGCGGGCCCGCCGCCGGAGTGGCGCGACCTCCGCGCGATCGTCCCCGGCGACGCAACAGGCCCCGTCTTCGGCGGCAACCTGGCGCTCCTCGAGGCGATGGCGGCGAGCGGTCTCCTCGACGTGCCGAAGGGCGCGATCCTCGTGCTCGAGGACGTCACCGAGCGCCCGTACCGCATCGACCGCATGCTCACCGCGCTCCTCCTCGGCGGCCACCTCGCCCGCGCGAGCGCGATCGTCTTCGGCGGCTTCACGCAGTGCGATCCGGGCCCCGACGGCGTCACCGTCGAGCACGTCCTCCGCGACCGCACGAAGAAGCTCGGCGTCCCGATCTACGCGGACGCGCCGTTCGGCCACGGCTCCCCCAACTTCGCGTTCCCGCTCGGCCGCGTCGCGCGCCTCGAGAACGGCGTCCTGCGGTTCTAG